The following is a genomic window from Clostridium sp..
ATCATTTTTTAGCTCTGTCTGCCAGACATAATCTTCGTTTATTTTAAAATAATCAATACTTTTTATATAATTATAAATTTTATTGCTTATATCAACTTCTCCCTTTGTGCCATTAACACTGGGAACCTTAACCAGATCTATGGTCAAATCCTCAATTTCCTTGCTAATTAAATTTGTTTCCAACAACTCCATCATATACATCACCCCTTAATCATTTTTAATTCTTTCTATAATAATTCTTGTTTTAACATTTCTCTGTATGTATTTTCTAATGCAATAAAATTACCTCCAATAAAATAACCTCTATCATATAAATTTGCATGTGTAACTCTAACTGTTGAAGGTATGCTGATGCTATTATATTTAAATATCAATTCCAATAAATCATTTTTCTTAAATTCAACTTCTGATAAAAAACCTATTCCTGAAATGGATACATCCACAGCAAATACCTGATAGTTGCATTTTGTATAATTAACACCTGTAATTTTAAAATTAGCATCATATTTAATTCTTTTATTTACTCTCTTATCTTTTTTAATTATTTGCTTTCTATTCATCAAATGACTGTAACTATCATTTTTCATAATACTTGTTCACTCCTAAAAAAAATTATTGGACACAAAACATCTAACAGCTTTATATATGTATTTGTATTTGTATACAATTAAAATAACTTTTTAATATCCCCTATCAAGATTGACTATATTTTTTAACTTCTCGCCTGATTTATATCTCTTCATATTCTCAAATACCAATTGATATAATCTCTTTTTAACATTCTGGGAAATCCAAAAATTATGTGGAGTTATAATAACATTATCTAAATTCCATAGACAATTATCCTTCTGTAAGGGCTCTTTTTCAAAAACATCAAGAACAGAAGCCTTTATTTTTCCATTTTCTATATACTTTATCAAACTTTTTTCATCAACTACCTCTCCTCTTGAAGCATTTACAAATATTACACCATCTTTCATTTCACATATGACATTTTGATCCACAAAATGATAAGTTCTATCTGTAAGAGGTAATAGACATATGACTACATCACAACAACCAATTTTGTTTTTAATACTGTCAGAAGGATAGCATTCGTCAAAATATTCAACTTTTCTTCCATTTGTATTAAATCCTAAAATATTTACACCGAAACTATTAAGCCTTTTTGCTGTTTCATAAGCTATATTGCCCGTTCCTATAATTCCAATAGTGCTGCCATGAAGCTCCAGAACAGTAGCGCTGGGTTTCCATAATCTATTCTCTTTATTCTTGTAAAATCTATAGCTTTCTCTGTATATTGAAAGTACGCTTGCTATTATACTTTCCGCAATGGGTATTGCATATCCCTCTCTGTTGTTTGTCACCAAAATACCCTTACTCTTTACATAATCTACAGGTATCTGGTCAAAGCCATCACTGTCAAGTTGAATCCATCTTAAATTTTCAAGTTTACTTACATTAAAATGTAAGAATGGGTTATATGTAAACATAACCTCAACATTCTTCAATTCATTTGAATATTCAAGTTCATTTTCCTTTTTAAAAATAATTTCAAAACCAAGCTTTTCAATTTCCTGAATTTCATTTTTCCCAAGATTAATAGTAAATAGTGCCTTTATTTTCAATCCATCACCCCTTGCTGGTTTATTTAAAACCCCATGCATTATTATATAATTTATAAATATGCTATCACATTTTTATCTATTTTACAATATTTTTATGTAATTCTATCAAAAAACTATTTATGACATTATTTTTATAGCTTATATGGTATAATTTGTTCATTGGCACTAACTAAAAACTCCTATAATTAAATAACTGGATGTGATAAGTTGATTATTAAAAGAAAAAATATATTTTTTATATTCACTCTTGCTTAATGTAACAAAAATATTCAACACACATGTCAAAACAAGTATTTGAAAAAATAAATGTTTATAAAATATATGCAGTAAATGACCTAAAATATAAAAAACCCTTTAAAGTAGATTTTAGTTTAAAACAAAATTTACAGAAAAATATAGGTAATGTAATTTATGTAAATATGACTTACTCAGTTATTATAAAAGATTCGCAAAACAAAGATGTTGGTGCCTCAAAAGATGTGCCTATAAAATTTACTATTAAAAAATTAAACAATACATGGTATATTACTGATAAAGAAGAAGTAGCTTAAAAACATTCAGATATTTATCATGCCCAACCAAAGACGTAATTTTAGTGAAAAATCCAAATCAGATCTTGTAATTGAATTCTTTAAATAAAAAAGTATTGTAAAACTATTTTAAAAAATAATTTTACAATACTTTCTACCTTGGTGGCTCACCGGGGAATCGAACCCCGGACAACATGATTAAAAGTCATGTGCTCTACCAACTGAGCTAGTGAACCATAAAAACCCGGCAGCAACCTACCCTGCCACAGGGCTTCCCCTGCAGTACTCTCGGCACAATGAAGCTTAACCATCCTGTTCGGAATGGGAAGGGGTGTTACCTTCACGTCATAACCACCAGATATTTGACATAAATCATTATCAGCTTCATATCTCTGCGTCAAAGTTCTCACTGCGGTGCTCATTTACGTAAGTAAATTCCGCTCCTCCTTCAAGCTTTTCCTTGATCTATTCGCTGCTAATAATTTATTTACTGTAAACTCTACAGCAAATATTGAAAACATGTGTATTCCATATGGAATACTGCTCTGTTCCCTGAAAATTGCACAGTAAGATGAATGTTTGGTCAAGCCCTCGACCTATTAGTATCAGTCAGCTGAACATGTTGCCATGCTTACACCCCTGACCTATCAACCTCGTGTTCTCCGAGGGGTCTTACCAGCTTACGCTGTGGGAAATCTAATCTTGAGGTGGGCTTCACGCTTAGATGCTTTCAGCGTTTATCCCTTCCCGACATAGCTACCCAGCCATGCTCCTGGCGGAACAACTGGTACACCAGAGGTCAGTCCATCCCGGTCCTCTCGTACTAAGGACAGCTCCTCTCAAATTTCCTGCGCCCGCGACGGATAGGGACCGAACTGTCTCACGACGTTCTGAACCCAGCTCGCGTGCCGCTTTAATGGGCGAACAGCCCAACCCTTGGGACCTACTTCAGCCCCAGGATGCGACGAGCCGACATCGAGGTGCCAAACCTCCCCGTCGATGTGAACTCTTGGGGGAGATCAGCCTGTTATCCCCGAGGTAGCTTTTATCCGTTGAGCGATGGCCCTCCCACGAGGTACCACCGGATCACTAAGCCCGACTTTCGTCCCTGCTCCACCTGTATGTGTCGCAGTCAGGCTCCCTTCTGCCTTTGCACTCTTCGAAGGATTTCCGACCCTTCTGAGGGAACCTTTGGGCGCCTCCGTTACTTTTTAGGAGGCGACCGCCCCAGTCAAACTGCCTGCCTAACAATGTCCCGTGACCAGTTTCATGGCCGCCGGTTAGAATTCCAGTACTGTCAGGGTGGTATCCCAACGTTGGCTCCGCCAGGGCTGGCGCCCCGGTTTCCATGCCTCCCACCTATCCTGTACAGACAATACCGAAACTCAATGCTAAACTGCAGTAAAGCTCTACGGGGTCTTTCCGTCCAATCGCGGGTAGCAAGCATCTTCACTTGCACTACAATTTCGCCGGATTTGTTGTCGAGACAGTGCTCAAATCATTACGCCATTCGTGCGGGTCGGAACTTACCCGACAAGGAATTTCGCTACCTTAGGACCGTTATAGTTACGGCCGCCGTTTACTGGGGCTTAAGTTCATACCTTCGCTTGCGCTTAGTATTCCCCTTAACCTTCCAGCACCGGGCAGGCGTCAGCCCCTATACTTCAGCTTTCGCTTTAGCAGAGACCTGTGTTTTTGATAAACAGTTGCTTGAGCCTATTCTCTGCGGCCCCTTTCGGGGCACTCCTTATCCCTAAGTTACGGAGTTAATTTGCCTAGTTCCTTAACAACAATTCTTCCGATGGTCTTAGGATTCTCTCCTCACCTACCTGTGTCGGTTTGCGGTACGAGCACAAACTTGCTCCATAGAGACTTTTCTTGGCAGTGTGAAATCGGATACTTCTCCTTAATTGGATCCCTGTAACACCTCAGCATTGACCGGATGGGTTTTCCTCCCCGGCCTGCCTCAGTGCTTAGACACACATCCAGTAGTGTGCACATCCTATCCTTCTGCGTCATCCCTTCTGTCAAACGCCAGTTTGCGGTATCGGAATATCAACCGATTGTCCATCGCCTACGCCTTTCGGCCTCGGCTTAGGTCCCGACTAACCCTGGGCGGACGAACCTTCCCCAGGAAACCTTAGGTCTTCGACCAATAAGATTCTCACTTATTTCTCGCTACTTATGCCAGCATACTCTCTCCTGTACAGTCCACAGCTCCTTACGGTACTGCTTCTATCCGTACAGGATGCTCCTCTACCACCCTTTCGGGTCCATAGCTTCGGTGGTAAGTTTTAGCCCCGGACATCTTCGGCGCAGGATCTCTCGACTAGTGAGCTGTTACGCACTCTTTGAATGTGTGGCTGCTTCTGAGCCAACATCCTAGTTGTCTTCGAAATCCCACATCCTTTTCCACTTAACTTACACTTTGGGACCTTAGCTGATGATCTGGGCTCTTTCCCTTTTGACCGAGGATCTTATCATTCCCGGTCTGACTGCCGTGATTCAAGTATATGGCATTCGGAGTTTGATAGGGTTCAGTAACTGTTGTCAGCCCCTAGCCCATTCAGTGCTCTACCTCCACTACTCATTCACGACGCTAGCCCTAAAGCTATTTCGAGGAGAACCAGCTATCTCCGAGTTCGATTGGAATTTCTCCGCTATCCACAGCTCATCCCATGGTTTTTCAACACCAACGTGGTTCGGTCCTCCACGGAATTTTACTTCCGCTTCAACCTGGCCATGGATAGGTCACCCGGTTTCGGGTCTACTGCATGCAACTAGACGCCCTTTTAAGACTCGGTTTCCCTTCGGCTCCGCACCTTAAGTGCTTAACCTTGCTGCATACCGTAACTCGCTGGCTCGTTCTACAAAAAGCACATCGTCGCACGTTAAAGTGCTTCGATCGGTTGTGGACACACGGTTTCAGGTTCTCTTTCACTCCCCTTCCGGGGTTCTTTTCACCTTTCCCTCACGGTACTTCTTCTCTATCGGTCACCAGGTAGTATTTAGCCTTAGGAGGTGGTCCTCCCTCTTTCCCACAAGGTTTCTCGTGTCTCGTGGTACTCTGGTACAGACTGGAACTTTTTCAGCTTTCACCTACAGGGCTTTTACCTTCTATGGCGGAGCCTTCCAGCTCTCTTCACTTAACCTATTGTTCTCTCTGTCTGCCCGAACCCCAGAAACAAGTTCCTGGTTTGGGCTCTTTCCCTTTCGCTCGCCGCTACTTGGAAAATCGATTTTTCTTTCTCTTCCTCCGGGTACTTAGATGTTTCAGTTCCCCGGGTTTACCTCTATAAACCTATGAATTCAGTTTACAGTTCAGTGCTTCCACTGTGGGTTTCCCCATTCGGAAATCTTCGGTTCTCAGACTATTTGCGTCTACCCGAAGCTTATCGCAGCTTATCACGTCCTTCGTCGGCTCCTGGTGCCAAGGCATTCACCATGCGCCCTTTGTAGCTTGACCTAAAGAAAATCCATATTAGCTTCGCATTTCATCGTCAAGTCTTTCGCTGTGGTGCTCACTTACACAAGTAAGCTCCGCTCCTCGCTCAAGCCTTTCCTCGAACTGCTTGCTACTATTAATTTTCCACATATATCTACAAAGGTTATTTCATTAACCTCAGCTTTACTTTACTTTCATGAAGTCTTTCGACTTCTCTTTTTTCTTACTGTACAATTTTCAAGGAACAATTTTGAAGAATATTGAATAACCTGATCCTTCAAAATTAAACAGAATAAAAAATTGTTATTAACTTCGCATCTTTTCGTCAAAATCACTCACTCCGGTGCTCATTTACATAAGTAAACTCCACTCCTCGTTCGCGTTTTTCCTCAATCTGCTCGTTACTATCAATTTTTCAAGTTACTTGCTCAAACAAAATACCAACTTTTATGGAACAGTGTCCTGTTCCTTTTCTCCTTAGAAAGGAGGTGATCCAGCCGCAGGTTCTCCTACGGCTACCTTGTTACGACTTCACCCCAATCACTAACCCCACCTTCGGCCGCGTCCTCCTAAGTTAGACTACGGACTTCGGGTGTTGCCAGCTCTCATGGTGTGACGGGCGGTGTGTACAAGGCCCGGGAACGTATTCACCGCGACATGCTGATTCGCGATTACTAGCAACTCCAGCTTCATGCAGGCGGGTTTCAGCCTGCAATCCGAACTGAGAGCAGTTTTTGAGTTTGGCTCCTCCTCACGGTCTTGCTTCTCTCTGTTCTGCCCATTGTAGCACGTGTGTCGCCCTGGACATAAGGGGCATGATGATTTGACGTCATCCCCACCTTCCTCCGCGTTAACCGCGGCAGTCTCGTTAGAGTGCTCATCTTTCATGTTAGCAACTAACAACAAGGGTTGCGCTCGTTGCAGGACTTAACCTAACATCTCACGACACGAGCTGACGACAACCATGCACCACCTGTCTCCCTGCCCCGAAAGGCTTCGCCTGTCTCCAGGCTATTCAGGGGATGTCAAGTCCAGGTAAGGTTCTTCGCGTTGCTTCGAATTAAACCACATGCTCCGCTGCTTGTGCGGGCCCCCGTCAATTCCTTTGAGTTTTAATCTTGCGATCGTACTTCCCAGGCGGAGTACTTATTGTGTTTACTGCGGCACAGAAGGGGTCGATACCTCCTACACCTAGTACTCATCGTTTACGGCGTGGACTACCAGGGTATCTAATCCTGTTTGCTACCCACGCTTTCGTGCCTCAGCGTCAGTTACAGTCCAGAGAACCGCCTTCGCCACTGGTGTTCTTCCTAATCTCTACGCATTTCACCGCTACACTAGGAATTCCGTTCTCCTCTCCTGCACTCCAGATATCCAGTTTGAAATGCAGCTCCCAGGTTAAGCCCGGGTATTTCACATCTCACTTAAACATCCGCCTACGCACCCTTTACGCCCAGTAATTCCGGACAACGCTCGCCACCTACGTATTACCGCGGCTGCTGGCACGTAGTTAGCCGTGGCTTCCTCTTCTGGTACCGTCATTATCGTCCCAGAAGACAGAGCTTTACAATCCGAAGACCTTCATCACTCACGCGGCGTTGCTGCATCAGGCTTTCGCCCATTGTGCAATATTCCCCACTGCTGCCTCCCGTAGGAGTCTGGACCGTATCTCAGTTCCAATGTGGCCGATCACCCTCTCAGGTCGGCTACGCATCGTTGCCTTGGTAGGCTTCTACCCCACCAACTAGCTAATGCGCCGCGGATCCATCTCAAAGCGGATTACTCCTTTTATCCTGAATTCATGCGAATTCAGGTCTTATGCGGTATTAATCTCCCTTTCGGGAG
Proteins encoded in this region:
- a CDS encoding PilZ domain-containing protein gives rise to the protein MKNDSYSHLMNRKQIIKKDKRVNKRIKYDANFKITGVNYTKCNYQVFAVDVSISGIGFLSEVEFKKNDLLELIFKYNSISIPSTVRVTHANLYDRGYFIGGNFIALENTYREMLKQELL
- a CDS encoding phosphoglycerate dehydrogenase yields the protein MHGVLNKPARGDGLKIKALFTINLGKNEIQEIEKLGFEIIFKKENELEYSNELKNVEVMFTYNPFLHFNVSKLENLRWIQLDSDGFDQIPVDYVKSKGILVTNNREGYAIPIAESIIASVLSIYRESYRFYKNKENRLWKPSATVLELHGSTIGIIGTGNIAYETAKRLNSFGVNILGFNTNGRKVEYFDECYPSDSIKNKIGCCDVVICLLPLTDRTYHFVDQNVICEMKDGVIFVNASRGEVVDEKSLIKYIENGKIKASVLDVFEKEPLQKDNCLWNLDNVIITPHNFWISQNVKKRLYQLVFENMKRYKSGEKLKNIVNLDRGY